In the genome of Mycobacterium kansasii ATCC 12478, one region contains:
- a CDS encoding AMP-binding protein produces MAGPASLSELLRDRASRRPEDVAYNFIDYEADPTGISETLTWSQVYQRVQVIAEELLMCGSIGDRAAIVAPQGLEYIMAFLGALHAGFIAVPLPHPQFGVHEERVHSALRDCAPSVILTTASAAGEVAKYAAGCRDGAAAAVIEIDSLDPEAQCRLEPARCRPSQPAYLQYTSGSTRRPTGVMISHRNVMANFQQWSRDLFPADREMTVVSWLPFYHDLGLMMGICQSVLTGFPAVLMSPVAFVQRPARWIRLLATNRGVFTAAPNFAFELAARKTTDEDMAGLDLSDLLIFCSGGERVQPATLQRFTRRFAPFNLPEAVIRPTYGLAETVVYVSTRTPAQPPEVVDFDSEELSAGLAQRCRDGGTALVSYGFPSSPMVRIVDPDTRTERPAGTTGEIWVHGENVAMGYWRRAEQTEQTFRASLVDPPAGTPLGPWLRTGDLGVMSEGELFIIGRIEDLLIVDGSNHYPDDIEATIHEITKGRAAAVAVPNEGTEQVVAIAEIKTTNSSGEDQQEKLRSIKYEVTSAISNSHGLRLADLVFVGLGAIPTTTSGKVRRSACAERYRRGEFERVEVTP; encoded by the coding sequence ATGGCTGGCCCAGCTTCTTTGTCGGAATTGCTGCGGGACCGAGCGAGTCGGCGGCCCGAAGATGTTGCATACAATTTCATCGACTACGAGGCTGACCCGACCGGCATTTCCGAAACCCTGACCTGGAGTCAGGTTTATCAAAGAGTGCAGGTCATTGCCGAAGAACTCTTGATGTGCGGATCGATCGGTGACCGGGCCGCAATAGTGGCGCCGCAGGGACTTGAATACATCATGGCTTTCCTGGGAGCCCTGCACGCCGGGTTCATAGCCGTTCCGCTGCCGCACCCACAGTTCGGTGTTCACGAAGAGCGGGTCCACTCGGCACTGCGAGATTGCGCCCCGTCCGTGATTCTCACGACGGCCAGCGCCGCCGGCGAAGTCGCCAAATACGCAGCCGGTTGCCGCGACGGTGCCGCCGCAGCGGTCATCGAGATCGATTCGCTGGACCCCGAAGCTCAGTGCCGACTGGAGCCGGCGCGCTGCAGACCTTCCCAGCCCGCCTATCTGCAGTACACGTCCGGATCGACCCGGCGGCCCACCGGAGTCATGATCTCGCACCGCAACGTCATGGCAAATTTTCAACAGTGGTCTCGCGATTTGTTCCCAGCGGACAGGGAGATGACTGTCGTGTCGTGGCTGCCGTTCTACCACGACTTGGGTTTGATGATGGGGATTTGCCAATCGGTGCTGACCGGATTTCCCGCTGTGCTCATGAGTCCGGTCGCGTTCGTGCAACGGCCGGCCCGCTGGATACGGTTATTGGCCACAAATAGAGGCGTTTTCACGGCGGCGCCGAACTTTGCCTTCGAACTGGCGGCCCGGAAAACGACTGACGAAGACATGGCCGGGCTCGATCTTAGCGATTTGCTGATCTTCTGCAGCGGCGGCGAACGAGTGCAGCCCGCGACGCTGCAGCGCTTCACGCGGCGCTTCGCACCGTTCAACTTGCCCGAAGCGGTGATACGGCCCACCTACGGGCTCGCAGAGACAGTGGTGTACGTGTCGACCCGCACGCCGGCCCAGCCGCCCGAAGTCGTTGATTTCGATTCGGAGGAACTGTCCGCAGGCCTTGCGCAGCGGTGCCGGGATGGCGGTACCGCTCTGGTCAGTTATGGATTTCCGTCCTCACCGATGGTGCGAATCGTCGACCCTGACACCCGCACCGAACGGCCGGCAGGGACCACCGGCGAGATTTGGGTGCACGGCGAAAACGTGGCCATGGGGTACTGGCGTAGGGCTGAACAAACAGAGCAAACTTTTCGGGCAAGCCTCGTTGATCCACCAGCCGGCACGCCGCTCGGGCCATGGCTGCGAACCGGCGATCTCGGGGTTATGTCCGAAGGTGAGTTATTCATTATCGGCCGTATCGAGGATCTGCTGATCGTGGACGGTTCCAATCATTATCCGGACGATATCGAAGCAACCATTCACGAAATAACCAAAGGCCGTGCCGCGGCTGTGGCTGTCCCGAATGAAGGGACAGAGCAAGTAGTCGCCATTGCCGAGATTAAGACAACAAACAGTTCCGGCGAAGATCAGCAGGAAAAACTGCGTTCGATCAAATATGAGGTGACCTCGGCGATTTCAAATTCCCATGGCCTTCGCCTCGCGGATCTGGTTTTTGTGGGGCTTGGCGCGATTCCGACCACGACCAGCGGGAAGGTTCGACGTTCCGCCTGTGCCGAGCGTTACCGGCGAGGTGAATTCGAACGTGTCGAGGTCACGCCGTGA
- a CDS encoding type I polyketide synthase, producing MTATFTDGVELKKWLIGYVVANIDCSPDEIDPDLSLKDLGLGSRDVINMSGELAKLLGRAVSPVDCWQHPTINALVAFLTAAEPDSGAEETHSAHPSVSEPIAVIGMGCRFPGGISEPEALWRFLWKGHCAIGEVPAERWRPFDDGSPEVSATLARTTRWGSFLGDIDGFDAEFFEISPSEAAKMDPQQRLLLEVAWEALEHAGIPPTSLRRSQTGVFAGACGSDYGYLAAADLPAVDAWNNTGGALSIIANRLSYFLDLRGPSVAVDTACSSSLVAIHLACQSLRMGDSDLAIAAGVNLLLAPAVFHGFDQAGVLSQSGLCHAFDAAADGFVRGEGCGVVVLKRLSNALHDGDRVLAVVRGSAVNQDGRSNGLMAPNPAAQMAVLRAAYANAGVQPREVDYVEAHGTGTLLGDPIEARALGKVLGRGRAATSPLLIGAVKTNLGHLEAAAGIAGFIKAVLAVQRGQIPASLHFENPNPHIPFDQLRLKVVAEQQEWPAVARARRAGVSSFGFGGTNAHVVLEQAPEPAAVVGDPVPAVSTLVVSGKTPERIASAAGVLAEWMAGAGAEVEVAEVAHTLAHHRVRHPLVATVCARERAQALVGLQALAAGRAATGVVGPHEGECGPGTVFVYSGQGSQWAGMGQQLLTDEPAFAAAVAELEPSFVEQVGFSLQQVLAEGQPVAGDARVQPVIVGLQLALTRLWRVYGVEPDAVIGHSMGEVSAAVVAGALTPAEGLRVIAIRSRLMARMAGQGAVALLELDADAAARLLHTLPGVSVAGLLSPRQTVIAGPPAQVAAAITAVQQQNRFARRVNMQVASHTASMDPILAELRSALAGLAPKLPVIPLLSTVTDTGTPRLDADYWVANVRQPVRLSQAVAAAGQDHTTFVEISPHPMLTQAITETLGTATHHHSIGTLRRDADDTLSFHTNLNAATTNHPPRMPHPPGPHQVLPAAPWRHRRHWISAKPTAAAAVAGHPLLGTGVTDPTTGIRVWERTLGPDSLWLDHHRIDGACVLPGAAYVELALAAATEAFGAEVDRPWAVAELLLHQLMPIREGTVVVTRLSGAASGPSVEIRSGSADSGWTLHASAALERLAATAAEPIDVDESSVTMLDADDLYRRLRSAGQQHGPAFQGVVGLRVFGCGAARAEVRLPVQASQGARRFLAHPVMLDVAVQALGATRLATELAGAGDAGTVAVPARFSGVRVYGDVTEGVTAHAVLRPTPDPDRFVGRVVLSGAQGQTLMVIDEIDMAVLRAAAETALASHAFDLRWEPIDSGHPAAETGPVLLVDEQGVGNRGSDELWEAVCAGLSRRASRYRVVRARDQTGLLDALTHESWHAVVLVCPPRSADEALADGEQLELAQSRTLFVAGMVKTLSQRDVGSGPRLWIVTRGAQQVSFGESVTLAQSTLRGIARVLAFEHPELATTIIDVEAEGSGSAGALVDELCAESSHDEVALRDGQRYVHRLVPVAVSAQSEFPVERRPVRVDLDSGGAVRLQIDQPGRLDALAVHAMRHVPPAADQVEIRVVAAGVSAGDVLKATGGYPTGADGAAVLGSECVGYVTRLGAAVDSVRIGQRVIAFGPGTVASHVTTSADFVVPAPEALSDHEAAAVGIAYLTAWHGLCEVGRLSAGERVLIHSAAGDVGLAALWIAKATGARIYATASSAVQRKMLAQLDVEYVGDSSSREFADEIRVATDGQGVDVILNSLAGEAIRRGLQMLAPGGRFVDLGRSDVCADAQLGLALLARSASFAVVDLDLNLRLRPRRYRELLQKLLHQLVAGQLRMLPVTAFSLDHAVDAFELMASDAHVGKVVISMPSTGRIAALAQPPAQPLVRRDGGYIVVGGMGGLGLVVARWLVAQGAGLVVLNGRSVPNADVGAAIAAMNAAGIRVQVITGDIAQPDTAARLVAAVEQAGARPAGVVHSAMVLADEIVSNMSESAAQRVFAPKVAGHWWLHTATAHLDLDWWLSFSSAASMLGSPGQGAYAAANSWVDGLVAYRRAHGLPAIGINWGPWAQVGRAQFLADRGLSMLRPELGLAAMQQLLIADRGRTGVFSLDAGEWFRSFPAAQASSLFAGLADTSVGETSLIDTLRRADRQQRRRLLESYLCELAASKLGLTPSRLDTQAALDRLGIDSLTALTLRNQIQHDLGIAVPAVQLLDGGSIAGLTDWLAEQLCGAGPDQPDPVAAVDSAAQPSEDATADVAGSPWIDLLTQVPQVSDDDVDELLRQLIAAKGEPG from the coding sequence GTGACGGCGACCTTTACTGATGGTGTCGAACTGAAAAAGTGGTTGATCGGTTACGTCGTTGCCAACATTGATTGCAGCCCCGATGAGATCGACCCCGACCTGTCGCTGAAGGACCTCGGGCTGGGTTCCCGGGATGTCATCAACATGTCAGGAGAACTGGCCAAGCTGCTGGGTCGTGCGGTCTCGCCGGTGGACTGTTGGCAGCACCCGACAATTAACGCTCTCGTAGCTTTTCTCACCGCGGCGGAACCCGATTCTGGAGCCGAAGAGACACATTCGGCGCATCCTTCGGTCAGCGAACCGATCGCAGTTATCGGCATGGGGTGCCGGTTTCCGGGTGGAATATCTGAACCCGAAGCATTGTGGCGGTTCCTCTGGAAAGGCCACTGCGCGATAGGGGAAGTCCCTGCCGAGCGCTGGCGGCCCTTCGACGACGGATCACCAGAGGTATCGGCAACCCTCGCCCGGACAACCCGGTGGGGTTCGTTCCTGGGCGATATCGACGGGTTCGATGCCGAGTTCTTCGAGATCTCGCCAAGCGAAGCCGCCAAGATGGACCCCCAGCAGCGGTTATTGCTGGAAGTGGCCTGGGAGGCCCTCGAACACGCCGGCATTCCGCCGACGTCGTTGCGTCGCTCGCAGACCGGAGTGTTCGCCGGGGCTTGCGGCAGCGACTACGGGTATTTGGCGGCCGCCGATTTGCCCGCGGTCGATGCGTGGAACAACACCGGCGGCGCCCTGAGCATCATCGCCAATCGGCTTTCGTATTTCCTGGATTTGCGTGGCCCCTCCGTTGCGGTGGACACGGCCTGCTCGTCGTCGTTGGTGGCGATCCATCTGGCATGTCAAAGCCTGCGGATGGGTGACTCCGACCTGGCGATTGCCGCCGGAGTGAACCTGCTGCTGGCGCCGGCGGTTTTCCATGGTTTCGATCAAGCCGGTGTCTTGTCCCAGAGCGGTCTGTGTCATGCCTTCGACGCCGCTGCCGACGGGTTTGTGCGCGGCGAGGGCTGCGGGGTCGTGGTGCTCAAACGGCTCAGTAATGCCCTGCATGACGGCGATCGGGTGCTGGCGGTGGTGCGGGGTTCGGCGGTCAATCAAGATGGCCGTTCCAACGGGCTGATGGCTCCCAACCCGGCGGCGCAGATGGCGGTGTTGCGGGCGGCTTATGCCAACGCGGGTGTACAGCCACGCGAGGTGGACTATGTCGAGGCCCATGGGACCGGGACCTTGCTGGGCGATCCGATCGAGGCGCGCGCGCTGGGCAAGGTATTGGGTCGCGGACGGGCGGCAACGTCGCCGCTGCTCATCGGAGCGGTCAAGACGAATCTGGGTCACTTGGAGGCCGCAGCGGGGATCGCGGGGTTCATCAAGGCGGTGCTGGCGGTACAGCGAGGACAGATCCCGGCGAGCCTGCACTTCGAGAACCCCAATCCGCATATTCCTTTCGATCAGCTGCGCCTTAAAGTCGTTGCTGAGCAACAGGAATGGCCCGCAGTAGCACGGGCACGGCGCGCCGGTGTGTCATCGTTTGGGTTCGGCGGCACGAATGCGCATGTGGTGCTGGAGCAAGCTCCTGAACCGGCTGCCGTCGTAGGGGACCCGGTTCCCGCGGTGAGCACGCTGGTGGTCTCGGGCAAGACGCCAGAGCGGATCGCCTCAGCAGCAGGCGTTCTAGCGGAATGGATGGCCGGTGCGGGTGCCGAGGTGGAAGTGGCAGAAGTGGCCCACACACTCGCTCATCACCGGGTGCGTCATCCCCTGGTTGCCACGGTATGTGCGCGGGAACGGGCCCAGGCGCTGGTCGGCTTGCAGGCGCTGGCAGCCGGACGGGCGGCGACTGGAGTGGTGGGCCCGCACGAGGGGGAATGCGGGCCGGGCACTGTGTTTGTGTATTCGGGTCAGGGCTCGCAATGGGCGGGAATGGGCCAGCAGCTGCTGACCGACGAACCGGCGTTTGCGGCAGCGGTGGCCGAACTGGAGCCCAGCTTCGTTGAACAGGTGGGCTTTTCACTGCAGCAAGTACTGGCCGAGGGACAACCGGTGGCCGGCGACGCGCGGGTGCAGCCGGTGATTGTGGGCCTGCAGCTGGCGTTGACGCGGCTGTGGCGGGTCTACGGGGTCGAACCGGATGCGGTGATTGGCCATTCGATGGGGGAGGTTTCCGCGGCGGTGGTCGCCGGGGCGTTGACACCCGCCGAGGGATTGCGGGTAATCGCGATTCGATCGCGGTTGATGGCGCGGATGGCCGGCCAGGGCGCGGTGGCCCTGCTGGAGCTCGACGCTGATGCCGCGGCCAGGTTGCTGCACACCCTTCCCGGGGTCAGCGTGGCGGGTTTGCTCTCGCCGCGCCAAACCGTGATCGCCGGACCCCCCGCTCAGGTGGCTGCGGCGATCACCGCTGTGCAGCAGCAAAACCGGTTCGCCCGCCGGGTCAACATGCAGGTAGCCTCGCATACTGCGTCGATGGATCCGATCCTTGCCGAATTACGTTCGGCCCTAGCCGGTTTGGCGCCGAAGCTGCCCGTGATTCCGTTGCTGTCCACCGTCACCGACACCGGCACACCACGGTTGGACGCCGACTACTGGGTGGCCAATGTGCGCCAGCCGGTGCGGCTGAGCCAAGCCGTTGCCGCTGCCGGGCAAGACCACACGACCTTCGTCGAAATCAGCCCCCACCCGATGCTGACGCAGGCGATCACCGAGACGCTGGGCACGGCAACCCACCACCACAGCATCGGCACACTGCGGCGCGACGCTGATGACACACTGAGCTTCCACACCAACCTCAACGCCGCCACCACAAATCACCCACCACGCATGCCGCACCCGCCCGGGCCGCACCAGGTGCTGCCGGCCGCCCCGTGGCGGCACCGTCGGCACTGGATTTCCGCCAAGCCGACGGCCGCTGCTGCCGTGGCTGGTCATCCGTTGTTGGGCACTGGTGTCACTGATCCCACGACCGGGATTCGGGTGTGGGAGCGCACGCTGGGTCCCGACTCCTTATGGCTTGACCATCACCGTATTGATGGCGCGTGTGTGCTGCCGGGCGCGGCGTATGTCGAGTTGGCACTGGCTGCGGCGACGGAGGCGTTCGGCGCCGAGGTCGATAGGCCGTGGGCGGTTGCCGAGTTGCTGCTGCACCAGCTGATGCCGATTCGCGAAGGCACGGTTGTCGTCACCAGGCTGAGCGGTGCCGCATCGGGGCCAAGTGTGGAAATCCGTTCGGGCAGTGCTGATTCAGGCTGGACGTTACATGCAAGCGCGGCGCTGGAGCGCCTTGCGGCCACCGCCGCTGAGCCGATCGATGTTGACGAGTCATCGGTGACGATGCTGGATGCCGACGATCTCTATCGACGGTTACGCAGTGCGGGTCAGCAGCACGGTCCTGCCTTTCAGGGAGTCGTCGGGCTGCGCGTTTTCGGCTGCGGCGCGGCGCGCGCCGAGGTGCGGTTGCCGGTGCAGGCCAGTCAGGGCGCGCGACGGTTCCTTGCGCATCCGGTGATGCTGGATGTTGCGGTGCAAGCCCTTGGTGCGACGCGGCTGGCCACCGAGCTCGCCGGTGCCGGGGACGCGGGAACGGTGGCGGTGCCGGCGCGGTTTTCCGGAGTACGCGTCTACGGGGATGTGACGGAGGGTGTTACCGCGCACGCAGTGTTGCGGCCCACGCCGGATCCGGATCGGTTCGTGGGCCGGGTGGTGCTTAGCGGCGCCCAGGGTCAGACGCTGATGGTGATTGATGAGATCGACATGGCGGTGCTGCGGGCGGCAGCCGAGACCGCGCTGGCCAGTCACGCGTTCGACTTGCGTTGGGAGCCGATCGATTCGGGTCATCCGGCCGCGGAAACGGGCCCGGTGTTGCTGGTCGATGAACAAGGCGTCGGCAACCGCGGCTCGGATGAGCTGTGGGAAGCAGTATGTGCCGGCCTTTCGCGGCGGGCGTCGCGGTATCGCGTGGTAAGGGCACGGGATCAGACCGGGCTGCTCGACGCGCTGACTCATGAGTCGTGGCACGCAGTCGTTCTGGTATGCCCGCCACGGTCGGCAGATGAGGCGTTGGCCGATGGCGAGCAGTTGGAGTTGGCTCAGTCGCGCACATTATTTGTCGCTGGCATGGTGAAGACCTTGTCGCAGCGCGATGTTGGCAGCGGTCCGCGGTTGTGGATCGTGACGCGCGGTGCTCAGCAGGTAAGTTTCGGTGAGTCGGTGACGTTGGCGCAGAGCACGCTTCGGGGAATCGCTCGGGTGTTGGCGTTTGAGCATCCGGAGCTGGCGACCACCATTATTGATGTCGAGGCCGAGGGCAGCGGGTCAGCCGGCGCGCTGGTTGACGAGTTGTGTGCCGAAAGCAGCCATGACGAGGTGGCTTTGCGCGATGGGCAACGATATGTGCATCGCCTTGTGCCGGTGGCTGTTTCGGCGCAGAGTGAATTTCCGGTTGAGCGGCGTCCGGTGCGTGTCGATCTCGATAGCGGCGGCGCGGTGAGGTTGCAGATCGACCAACCCGGACGGCTTGACGCGTTGGCGGTACATGCGATGAGACATGTTCCACCGGCCGCGGATCAGGTCGAGATCCGGGTGGTGGCCGCGGGGGTCAGCGCCGGCGACGTGCTCAAGGCGACGGGTGGGTATCCCACGGGGGCCGACGGCGCGGCGGTCCTGGGCAGTGAATGCGTGGGATACGTGACCAGGCTGGGCGCGGCAGTGGATTCAGTGCGGATTGGGCAGCGTGTCATCGCGTTCGGGCCCGGCACCGTCGCTTCGCATGTCACGACGTCGGCCGATTTTGTCGTGCCGGCGCCGGAAGCGCTATCGGATCACGAAGCCGCCGCGGTGGGAATTGCCTATCTGACGGCATGGCACGGGTTGTGCGAGGTGGGGCGGCTGTCGGCTGGTGAGCGGGTACTGATTCATTCGGCCGCCGGCGACGTCGGGTTGGCGGCGCTTTGGATCGCCAAGGCGACGGGGGCTCGCATCTATGCCACCGCCAGTTCGGCGGTCCAGCGAAAGATGTTGGCGCAGTTGGATGTCGAGTATGTCGGCGATTCGAGCAGCAGGGAGTTCGCCGACGAGATTCGTGTGGCCACCGACGGTCAGGGTGTCGATGTCATTCTCAATTCGCTTGCTGGCGAAGCAATTCGACGCGGCCTGCAGATGCTGGCGCCGGGTGGGCGGTTTGTGGACCTGGGCAGAAGCGACGTCTGCGCCGACGCTCAGTTGGGGCTGGCGTTGTTGGCCAGGAGCGCGTCATTTGCGGTGGTCGACCTGGATTTGAACCTGCGCCTGCGGCCGCGGCGTTACCGCGAGTTGCTGCAGAAGCTTCTGCACCAACTGGTGGCCGGCCAGCTGCGGATGCTCCCGGTCACCGCGTTCAGCCTCGATCACGCCGTTGACGCCTTCGAGCTGATGGCCTCGGACGCTCATGTCGGAAAAGTCGTCATCTCGATGCCGAGCACGGGCCGCATCGCCGCGCTCGCGCAGCCGCCGGCGCAACCGCTGGTCCGTCGTGACGGTGGCTACATCGTGGTGGGCGGCATGGGCGGGTTGGGGCTTGTCGTGGCGCGTTGGCTGGTGGCGCAGGGCGCGGGTCTCGTTGTGCTCAACGGACGTTCGGTGCCCAACGCCGACGTTGGCGCGGCGATCGCAGCGATGAACGCCGCGGGTATCCGGGTGCAGGTCATCACCGGCGACATCGCCCAACCCGATACCGCGGCGCGGTTGGTGGCGGCGGTCGAGCAGGCCGGAGCGCGACCGGCCGGTGTGGTGCACAGCGCGATGGTGTTGGCCGACGAGATCGTGTCGAACATGTCGGAGTCGGCGGCGCAGCGGGTATTCGCCCCGAAGGTGGCCGGCCACTGGTGGTTGCACACGGCCACCGCGCACCTCGATCTGGATTGGTGGCTGAGCTTTTCGTCGGCTGCGTCGATGCTGGGTTCACCCGGGCAGGGGGCCTACGCGGCCGCCAACTCATGGGTGGACGGGCTGGTGGCCTACCGGCGCGCCCACGGCCTGCCCGCGATTGGCATCAACTGGGGCCCGTGGGCGCAGGTGGGTCGTGCCCAGTTCCTGGCCGATCGGGGGCTCTCGATGCTGCGCCCCGAGCTGGGGCTGGCCGCCATGCAACAGCTGCTCATCGCCGATCGGGGCCGCACCGGGGTGTTTAGCCTCGACGCCGGCGAATGGTTCCGGTCCTTTCCGGCCGCGCAAGCATCTTCACTGTTCGCCGGGCTGGCCGACACGAGCGTGGGAGAGACGAGCCTCATCGACACGCTGCGCCGCGCGGACCGGCAGCAGCGCCGGCGGCTGCTCGAGTCATACCTGTGCGAGTTAGCGGCCAGCAAACTGGGCCTGACGCCGTCGCGCCTGGACACTCAGGCGGCTCTGGACCGCCTCGGAATCGATTCGCTCACCGCGCTGACGCTGCGCAACCAGATTCAGCATGACCTGGGCATCGCTGTTCCGGCCGTCCAGTTGCTCGACGGCGGCAGCATCGCGGGCCTCACCGACTGGCTCGCCGAGCAGCTGTGCGGCGCAGGCCCCGATCAGCCCGACCCGGTCGCGGCAGTCGACAGCGCGGCGCAGCCCAGCGAGGACGCGACGGCCGATGTGGCCGGCTCACCGTGGATCGACCTGCTGACCCAGGTGCCGCAGGTTTCAGACGACGACGTCGACGAACTACTTCGTCAGCTCATAGCCGCCAAGGGAGAACCAGGATGA
- a CDS encoding aldo/keto reductase: MDYGKVAGVDKPVSRIVFGTDRLRGRLLPWLPDRDREQHAFSLLDQAFELGCNSFDTARLYWDSERTLGAWLRKRRNRDDVVLISKGCHPSLPLRSPRLSPADVTHDLHASLRVLGTDFIDLYLLHYDHPTAQIEPVVERLNRHIDEGKISAIGASNWSHERIARANTIAAGRGLHPFSASSVQFSLADWTRSLWPGAVTLGGAGQRAAREWYAAHGLPVFAWSSLARGFFSPHYEPTKPDRNRVSRRCTTYFGTEANIQRLERAKTFAREHRLTVAQVALAYVLCQPLDVFAVVGCKTVEKFAENVGALSLTLDEATLHWLATGHGR, translated from the coding sequence GTGGACTACGGGAAGGTTGCCGGGGTTGATAAACCGGTTTCCCGTATTGTCTTCGGCACCGATCGATTGCGGGGCCGGCTACTGCCGTGGCTGCCCGATCGAGACCGCGAGCAACACGCCTTCTCGTTGCTAGATCAGGCATTCGAACTCGGATGCAATTCGTTCGACACGGCGCGCTTATATTGGGATAGCGAAAGGACGCTTGGGGCGTGGCTTCGGAAACGCCGCAATCGCGACGACGTGGTGCTCATCAGCAAAGGGTGTCATCCCAGCCTGCCCTTGAGATCCCCGCGGCTCTCTCCGGCGGACGTTACGCACGACCTGCACGCATCTCTCCGGGTTCTCGGCACCGATTTCATCGATCTCTATCTGCTCCACTACGACCACCCCACCGCGCAGATCGAACCGGTCGTGGAACGGCTCAACCGCCATATCGACGAAGGCAAGATCAGCGCAATTGGTGCGTCCAACTGGTCTCATGAGCGCATTGCCAGGGCCAACACGATTGCTGCCGGCAGGGGCCTGCATCCGTTTAGCGCCTCGAGCGTTCAATTCAGCCTTGCCGACTGGACGCGATCGCTGTGGCCCGGTGCTGTCACGCTTGGTGGGGCTGGCCAGCGTGCCGCACGGGAGTGGTATGCGGCGCACGGGCTGCCGGTGTTCGCGTGGTCCAGCCTCGCCCGCGGATTCTTTTCACCTCACTACGAGCCGACCAAGCCCGACCGCAACCGCGTCAGCCGTCGGTGTACCACCTACTTCGGCACCGAAGCGAACATCCAACGGCTGGAGCGCGCAAAGACGTTCGCACGCGAGCACCGTTTGACCGTCGCGCAGGTTGCGCTGGCGTATGTGCTCTGCCAGCCGCTCGATGTGTTCGCCGTGGTCGGCTGCAAGACCGTTGAGAAGTTCGCCGAGAACGTGGGCGCGTTGTCTCTGACCCTGGATGAGGCGACACTGCACTGGCTCGCCACCGGCCATGGTCGGTGA
- a CDS encoding GMC oxidoreductase — MRSIESTYDAIVVGSGAAGSWAAKELTEGGLKVVLLEAGRNLDIVRDFPAHAAAKSIGIVPRIKSAIRGQHVQARSVAFSDATRHFYVNDRENPYTTAPGSTFRWYRGRQLGGRLHTWYRHAPRMSNFEFKAASVRGDGIDWPLSYEDVMPYYDIVERTLGVYGVSAGIPNCPDGQFLGPAKTTKVEEAFLGKVERLLPRVRATYARKVRYDKERIALPVRLALATGRLDIRTDAVVSRLLIDAQSGKATGVEYIERLTGHLRAVYGKVVVLCASTIESVRILQNSACATHPSGVGGSSGHLGRYLCDHVVCTLVGKVPESEVELGLDEDGFDFGNVGLYIPSFCERESKNFPGGYGIQISIGRGRPRWAMTAFGEMQPRYENRVSLDPIVKDAWGIPVAKIECRYSRAETNMVAHMRQRLPEIAAVGGLRVDTVLNRILHSGLPYPPGVAIHETGGARMGDKPDNSVVNSYCQCWDADNVFVTDGACFVHSGFQNPTLTIMALTVRACRFIVHDYAKCVS, encoded by the coding sequence GTGCGCAGCATCGAATCAACGTATGACGCAATTGTCGTCGGCTCCGGCGCGGCTGGCTCGTGGGCGGCCAAGGAACTGACGGAAGGCGGCCTGAAAGTTGTCCTGCTCGAGGCCGGCAGGAATCTGGACATTGTGCGCGACTTCCCTGCCCACGCCGCGGCGAAATCCATCGGGATCGTGCCGCGCATCAAATCGGCGATTCGGGGCCAACACGTTCAGGCGCGATCCGTAGCCTTTTCCGACGCGACCAGGCACTTTTACGTCAACGACCGGGAGAATCCTTACACCACGGCACCGGGAAGCACATTTCGCTGGTACCGGGGCCGACAACTCGGCGGCCGCCTCCATACGTGGTATCGGCATGCGCCCCGCATGTCGAATTTCGAATTCAAAGCCGCAAGTGTCCGTGGTGATGGCATCGATTGGCCGTTGTCGTACGAAGACGTGATGCCGTACTACGATATCGTCGAACGGACCCTTGGCGTCTACGGGGTATCCGCAGGAATTCCCAACTGCCCAGACGGTCAGTTCCTCGGGCCGGCGAAAACGACAAAGGTCGAGGAAGCGTTCCTGGGCAAAGTCGAGCGGCTTCTCCCGAGGGTTCGCGCGACATACGCCAGGAAAGTCAGATACGACAAAGAGCGGATCGCGCTTCCCGTCCGGCTCGCCTTGGCAACCGGCCGCCTCGACATACGAACGGACGCCGTCGTGAGCCGATTGCTCATCGATGCGCAGTCGGGGAAAGCGACCGGCGTCGAATATATCGAGCGCCTGACGGGACACCTCCGGGCGGTTTATGGGAAAGTGGTGGTCCTCTGCGCGTCGACGATCGAAAGCGTGCGGATCCTGCAAAACTCGGCGTGCGCGACGCATCCGTCAGGTGTCGGCGGATCGTCGGGCCATCTCGGTCGCTATCTGTGCGACCACGTGGTGTGCACGCTTGTCGGTAAAGTGCCTGAGAGCGAGGTCGAACTGGGCCTGGACGAGGATGGGTTCGACTTCGGAAACGTGGGGCTCTACATTCCGAGCTTCTGCGAAAGGGAATCGAAGAACTTTCCCGGTGGCTACGGCATACAAATATCGATCGGACGCGGGCGCCCGCGGTGGGCGATGACCGCTTTTGGCGAAATGCAGCCTCGATACGAAAATCGTGTATCGCTCGACCCGATTGTCAAAGACGCGTGGGGGATCCCCGTAGCTAAGATCGAATGTCGCTATTCTCGTGCCGAGACTAATATGGTCGCCCACATGAGGCAACGGCTTCCAGAAATTGCGGCCGTCGGCGGCCTGCGAGTCGACACGGTGCTCAATCGCATTCTCCACTCCGGGTTGCCTTACCCGCCGGGAGTCGCCATCCACGAGACCGGCGGCGCGCGTATGGGCGATAAACCGGACAACTCAGTGGTGAATTCGTACTGTCAGTGCTGGGACGCCGACAACGTTTTCGTGACGGACGGCGCCTGCTTTGTCCACAGCGGATTCCAGAATCCCACGCTCACGATAATGGCTCTTACGGTTCGGGCGTGCCGATTCATCGTGCACGACTATGCGAAATGTGTGAGCTGA